One Burkholderia cepacia genomic window carries:
- a CDS encoding MarR family winged helix-turn-helix transcriptional regulator: protein MASSKDSYDFHDQIGHLLRRAYQRHVAIFQEAIPDSDLTAAQFVALCAVKQQQACSLNDIVKATAIDQATIRGVVDRLKTRALIEVLHDPNDGRKLLVRATAAGLALIDRTVPFAKQVTERTYGALNPGERVALQFLLRKMMESEEE from the coding sequence ATGGCGTCTTCCAAGGATTCCTACGACTTTCACGACCAGATCGGGCATTTGCTGCGCCGCGCGTATCAGCGGCACGTCGCCATCTTTCAGGAGGCGATTCCCGATTCCGATCTCACCGCCGCGCAGTTCGTCGCGCTGTGCGCGGTCAAGCAGCAGCAGGCGTGCTCGCTCAACGACATCGTCAAGGCGACCGCGATCGATCAGGCGACGATCCGGGGCGTCGTCGACCGGCTCAAGACGCGCGCGCTGATCGAGGTGCTGCACGATCCGAACGACGGCCGAAAGCTGCTGGTGCGCGCGACGGCGGCCGGCCTCGCGCTGATCGACCGGACGGTTCCGTTCGCGAAGCAGGTGACGGAGCGCACCTATGGCGCGCTGAACCCGGGCGAGCGTGTGGCGCTGCAATTCCTGCTGCGCAAGATGATGGAATCCGAAGAGGAATGA